From the Pseudarthrobacter sp. MM222 genome, one window contains:
- a CDS encoding TetR/AcrR family transcriptional regulator: protein MSLASQPVGRRERNKQQKLDRITAAASELLAEHGIEDVTTQQIADKADIGTGTLFLYAKTKGELLLLVQNAHYAEALQQGRADAETTPDVLDAVLAIVRRIVECNRVQVDNGRTYLREMVFGDPAEPRHAEALSIVAQTEEAIAAVLGRQPLVGADNAATTARIVSAIMFLSMAASVNAGLSIDEIVRDIRTQVGVLLSR, encoded by the coding sequence ATGTCTCTCGCCTCCCAGCCGGTCGGACGGCGCGAGCGGAATAAGCAGCAGAAGCTGGACCGCATCACGGCCGCGGCCAGCGAACTGTTGGCCGAACACGGCATCGAGGACGTCACGACCCAGCAGATCGCCGACAAGGCGGACATCGGCACCGGGACCCTGTTCCTTTACGCGAAGACCAAAGGCGAACTCCTTCTCCTCGTGCAGAACGCCCACTACGCCGAAGCGCTTCAGCAAGGTCGGGCTGATGCTGAAACCACCCCGGATGTCCTCGACGCGGTGCTGGCCATCGTCCGGCGCATCGTGGAATGCAACCGCGTCCAGGTCGACAACGGACGCACGTACCTGCGGGAAATGGTCTTCGGTGATCCCGCGGAGCCCCGTCACGCTGAAGCTCTGTCCATCGTCGCGCAGACCGAGGAGGCCATCGCTGCCGTCCTTGGCCGGCAGCCGCTGGTCGGTGCGGATAATGCCGCAACGACGGCCCGCATCGTCAGCGCCATCATGTTCCTCAGCATGGCGGCGAGCGTGAACGCCGGATTAAGCATCGACGAGATTGTTCGGGACATCCGGACCCAGGTCGGCGTGCTGCTGTCTCGCTGA
- a CDS encoding alkene reductase, whose product MTSSLWQPFILGNVELPHRLALAPLTRSRANPDGTPGELAAEYYGQRASLGLIITEGTQPSEDGQGYLNTPGIFTPQHIEGWRKIADTVHAGGGALFIQLMHVGRMSHPDNTPHHRQPVGPSAISAEQDMFTPTGPQKTPMPRELSAEDIQATIAGFRHAAASAIAAGADGVEIHSANGYLLHQFLSPNSNHRTDEYGGSVENRSRFVVAVARAVAEEIGADRTGIRISPAFPLGGINEGDPADVRTQYRHLVGELATLKLAYLHVHHLGDDELLRSFRDTWPAAILVVRYGRDREQIADDIDAGLADIAPLGRFALANPDIVERLRTGAPLNELDPATLYGGGAAGYTDYPALAQA is encoded by the coding sequence ATGACTTCCTCTCTTTGGCAACCATTTATCCTCGGCAACGTGGAGCTGCCGCACCGGCTCGCGCTGGCGCCGCTCACCCGGAGCCGCGCGAACCCTGACGGTACCCCCGGGGAACTGGCCGCGGAGTACTACGGCCAGCGTGCCTCGCTCGGGTTGATCATCACCGAGGGCACACAGCCGTCCGAGGACGGCCAAGGCTATCTGAACACCCCAGGCATCTTCACTCCCCAACACATCGAGGGATGGCGAAAGATCGCCGACACGGTGCATGCAGGCGGCGGTGCCCTGTTCATCCAACTGATGCACGTCGGCCGGATGTCGCACCCGGATAACACCCCGCACCACCGTCAGCCCGTTGGCCCGTCGGCGATCTCGGCCGAGCAGGACATGTTCACTCCAACGGGGCCGCAGAAGACCCCGATGCCGCGTGAGCTGAGCGCCGAAGACATCCAGGCCACCATCGCCGGGTTCCGCCACGCCGCAGCCTCCGCTATCGCAGCGGGAGCGGACGGCGTGGAGATCCACAGCGCGAACGGGTACCTGCTCCACCAGTTCCTCTCGCCGAACTCGAACCACCGCACGGACGAATACGGCGGATCGGTGGAGAACCGGTCCCGGTTCGTCGTCGCGGTCGCCCGCGCGGTCGCCGAGGAGATCGGGGCAGACCGGACCGGCATCCGAATTTCACCGGCGTTCCCGCTTGGCGGAATCAACGAAGGGGACCCCGCGGACGTCCGGACACAGTACCGCCACCTGGTCGGCGAACTCGCCACCCTGAAGCTTGCGTACCTGCACGTACACCACCTCGGTGACGACGAACTGCTTCGGTCCTTCCGCGACACGTGGCCTGCTGCCATCCTCGTCGTCCGGTACGGGCGCGACCGCGAGCAGATTGCCGACGACATCGACGCCGGACTCGCGGACATCGCGCCGCTGGGCCGCTTTGCCCTGGCGAACCCCGACATTGTTGAGCGCCTGCGTACTGGCGCGCCGCTGAACGAACTGGACCCGGCCACCCTTTACGGCGGCGGCGCGGCCGGGTACACCGACTACCCGGCCCTGGCACAAGCCTGA
- a CDS encoding SDR family oxidoreductase, producing MPSLNGAVVLITGANGGIGTQFVHEALARGAAKVYASARTPRTWNDERIVPLALDITDSASIQAAVEAAPDVTVLINNAGASVASPGILTHTDEEIRSNVETNFLGPLFVARAFAPVLSAKDEATIIDIHSALSWYAVAGIYSATKAALWSATNSLRLELSPAGVHVVGVHVAYVDTAMAAHATDPKLDPAVLVRTVFEAMEAGEYEVLADDTSVQLKAGLSAPLEAVYPQLVDTHA from the coding sequence ATGCCCTCACTCAACGGAGCTGTCGTCCTCATCACCGGAGCCAACGGCGGAATCGGCACACAGTTCGTGCACGAAGCCCTCGCCAGGGGAGCTGCAAAGGTTTATGCCTCAGCCCGCACACCCCGCACTTGGAATGACGAGCGCATCGTTCCACTCGCCTTGGACATTACCGACTCGGCCTCCATCCAGGCAGCGGTCGAGGCGGCACCGGATGTGACCGTGCTGATTAACAACGCCGGCGCGTCGGTCGCCAGCCCCGGGATCCTCACCCACACGGACGAGGAAATCCGCAGCAACGTCGAGACGAACTTCCTCGGTCCGCTCTTCGTCGCCCGCGCATTCGCTCCGGTTCTGTCAGCTAAGGACGAAGCGACGATCATCGACATCCACTCGGCCCTGAGCTGGTACGCCGTCGCCGGCATCTACAGCGCCACCAAGGCCGCCCTCTGGTCCGCGACAAACTCCCTCCGCCTCGAACTCTCTCCCGCTGGTGTGCACGTCGTCGGCGTCCACGTCGCATACGTCGATACCGCGATGGCCGCGCACGCCACCGACCCGAAGCTCGACCCGGCCGTGCTGGTGCGCACCGTATTCGAGGCCATGGAGGCAGGGGAGTACGAGGTCCTCGCCGATGACACGTCTGTCCAGCTCAAGGCTGGACTCAGCGCACCCCTCGAAGCGGTCTACCCGCAGTTGGTGGACACGCACGCATAA